In Procambarus clarkii isolate CNS0578487 chromosome 5, FALCON_Pclarkii_2.0, whole genome shotgun sequence, the following are encoded in one genomic region:
- the LOC138352240 gene encoding zinc finger protein 271-like: MDCMKHQALIDCVKHQTVPDCVKHQIVPDCVKHQTVLDCVTHQTAPDCVKHQTVPDCHKHQIVSDCVKHQIVSDCVTHQTAPDCVKHQTVMDCEKLQTVMDCEKLQTVADCVKHQNDPDCVTHQTVMDCTVMECVKHQTVMDCDKHQTVSDCVKHQTVMDCDKHRTVMNCDKHQTVPDSVKHQTVMDCDKHRTVMNCDKHQTVPDSVKHQPVPDCFTHQTVMDCVKRLTVPDFVKHQTVMDCVKRLTVPDFVKHQTVMDCVKRLTVPDFVTHQTVPDFDKHQTVLDCTVMECVKHQTVMDCDKHQTVSDCVKHQTVMDCDKHRTVMNCDKHQTVPDSVKHQTVMDCDKHRTVMNCDKHQTVPDSVKHQPVPDCFTHQTVMDCVKRLTVPDFVKHQTVMDCVKRLTVPDFVKHQTVMDCVKRLTVPDFVTHQTVPDFDKHQTVLDCVKHQTVPDFDKHQTVMYTVKHQIIPDCAKHQTVPDCAKHQTVPNCAKHQTDADCDKHQTVMDCVKHQTVMGCVKHKTVSDCDKLKTVMDCDKHQTVMDCEKLQTVMD; this comes from the exons atggactgtatgAAGCACCAGGCCCTcattgactgtgtcaagcaccagaccgttccggactgtgtcaagcaccagatcgtcccagactgtgtcaagcaccagaccgtcttggactgtgtcacgcaccagaccgccccggactgtgtcaagcaccagaccgttccggactgtcACAAGCACCAGATcgtctcggactgtgtcaagcaccagatcgtctcggactgtgtcacgcaccagaccgccccggactgtgtcaagcaccagaccgtcatggactgtgaaaagctccagaccgtcatggactgtgaaaagCTCCAGACCGtcgcggactgtgtcaagcaccagaacgacccagactgtgtcacgcaccagaccgtcatggactgt accgtcatggaatgtgtcaagcaccagaccgtcatggactgtgacaagcaccagaccgtctcggactgtgtcaagcaccagaccgtcatggactgtgacaagcaccggaCTGTCAtgaactgtgacaagcaccagaccgtcccggactctgtcaagcaccagaccgtcatggactgtgacaagcaccggaCTGTCAtgaactgtgacaagcaccagaccgtcccggactctgTCAAGCACCAGCCCGTCCCGGACTGtttcacgcaccagaccgtcatggactgtgtcaagcgctTGACCGTCCCGGActttgtcaagcaccagaccgtcatggactgtgtcaagcgctTGACCGTCCCGGActttgtcaagcaccagaccgtcatggactgtgtcaagcgctTGACCGTCCCGGACtttgtcacgcaccagaccgtcccggactttgacaagcaccagaccgtcctggactgt accgtcatggaatgtgtcaagcaccagaccgtcatggactgtgacaagcaccagaccgtctcggactgtgtcaagcaccagaccgtcatggactgtgacaagcaccggaCTGTCAtgaactgtgacaagcaccagaccgtcccggactctgtcaagcaccagaccgtcatggactgtgacaagcaccggaCTGTCAtgaactgtgacaagcaccagaccgtcccggactctgTCAAGCACCAGCCCGTCCCGGACTGtttcacgcaccagaccgtcatggactgtgtcaagcgctTGACCGTCCCGGActttgtcaagcaccagaccgtcatggactgtgtcaagcgctTGACCGTCCCGGActttgtcaagcaccagaccgtcatggactgtgtcaagcgctTGACCGTCCCGGACtttgtcacgcaccagaccgtcccggactttgacaagcaccagaccgtcctggactgtgtcaagcaccagaccgtcccggactttgacaagcaccagaccgtcatgtacaCTGTCAAGCACCAGATAATCCCGGACTGtgccaagcaccagaccgtcccggactgtgccaagcaccagaccgtccctaaCTGTGCCAAGCACCAGACCGAcgcggactgtgacaagcaccagaccgtcatggactgcgtcaagcaccagaccgtcatgggctgtgtcaagcacaagaccgtcTCAGACTGTGACAAGCtcaagaccgtcatggactgtgacaagcaccaaaccgtcatggactgtgaaaagctccagaccgtcatggactga